From Vairimorpha necatrix chromosome 9, complete sequence, one genomic window encodes:
- a CDS encoding ribosomal protein eS1: MAIQPPGSYAKANKKGSKKNQKIDNFTKKEWYNLKAPSVFPNNVCGKTMATRTSNKQDLSTLLIGRKFEVNQADLTGNLEEHARKFSFRVNEVRGKDCIGVFDGMHMTSDKIKGIVRKWHTLIEAEKDIVTKDGAILRVFVNAVTKKTPACTSKRVYCKSSDEKRIRKVMFDIIEEELKDQDISKIMKKLSQEVIGKNIEKAGSAIYPLQNCCVIKVKTVKKAREERHPMTVEAETF; this comes from the coding sequence ATGGCCATTCAACCACCAGGAAGTTACGCTAAAGCAAACAAAAAGGGCTCAAAAAAGAACCAAAAAATAGACAATTTCACTAAGAAAGAGTGGTACAATCTTAAAGCCCCTTCCGTATTTCCTAACAATGTCTGCGGCAAGACTATGGCCACAAGAACAAGTAATAAACAAGATTTGTCTACACTTCTTATTGGTAGAAAATTCGAAGTTAATCAAGCCGATTTGACTGGCAATTTGGAAGAACACGCCAGAAAGTTTTCATTCCGAGTAAATGAAGTTCGTGGAAAAGATTGTATTGGTGTATTTGATGGTATGCATATGACCAGTGATAAGATTAAAGGGATAGTCCGTAAATGGCATACTCTCATTGAGGCTGAAAAGGATATTGTCACTAAAGATGGTGCAATTTTGAGAGTTTTTGTTAATGCGGTTACTAAGAAAACACCTGCTTGTACTTCTAAGAGGGTTTACTGTAAGAGCAGTGACGAGAAGAGGATTCGTAAAGTAATGTTTGACATTATTGAAGAAGAATTAAAAGATCAAGATATTAGTAAAATTATGAAGAAATTATCTCAAGAAGTTATtggtaaaaatattgagaaAGCTGGTAGTGCAATTTATCCTTTGCAGAATTGCTGCGTAATAAAAGTAAAGACAGTTAAGAAAGCAAGAGAAGAGAGACACCCAATGACAGTTGAGGCAGAAActttctaa